A part of Anaerotignum faecicola genomic DNA contains:
- a CDS encoding formate--tetrahydrofolate ligase, giving the protein MFKTDLQIAQECNMEHILKVAEKAGIPEEYVDCYGKYKGKISSKYYDKIKDNPDAKLILVTAVNPTPAGEGKTTVTIGLTEALQQMGKNAITCLREPSLGPCMGVKGGAAGGGYAQVVPMEDINLHFTGDLHAITTANNLLASMVDNHIQQGNELNIDPRRIAWKRCVDLNDRQLRNVISGLGGKVNGVPREDAFQITVASEIMAIFCLANDLKQLKEMLGRIIVGYTYEDEPVTAKMIGADGAMTVLLKDALQPNVVQTLENTLAIIHGGPFANIAHGCNSVMATKTAMKIADYVVTEAGFGADLGAEKFFDIKCRKAGLKPDAVVLVATVRALKYNGGVPKADLSNENLDALAKGFVNLEKHIENIQKYGVPVVVTLNHFVADTDAEVAYVKERCESMGATFAVAKVWANGGEGGKALAEKVLETLETKESKFHFLYEDELNIVEKVNKVCKEIYGAGTVNFSAAAKKTLAQIDKLGFNDFPVCIAKTQYSLSDDPKVLGRPEGFEVTVKEIRISAGAGFIVVLLGDVMTMPGLPKKPAALNIDIDDNGNVVGLF; this is encoded by the coding sequence ATGTTTAAAACAGACTTACAGATTGCGCAGGAATGTAACATGGAGCATATCCTGAAGGTTGCTGAAAAAGCAGGGATTCCCGAAGAATATGTAGATTGCTACGGCAAATACAAGGGCAAAATCAGCAGCAAATATTACGACAAAATCAAAGATAACCCCGATGCAAAGCTGATTCTGGTAACAGCGGTGAACCCTACCCCCGCAGGCGAAGGCAAAACAACCGTTACCATCGGTCTGACAGAGGCATTGCAGCAGATGGGCAAGAATGCGATTACCTGCCTGCGTGAGCCTTCCTTGGGGCCCTGCATGGGCGTAAAGGGCGGCGCTGCCGGCGGCGGCTATGCACAGGTGGTTCCCATGGAGGATATCAACCTGCACTTTACCGGCGATTTGCACGCCATCACAACAGCAAATAACCTCTTGGCATCCATGGTGGATAACCACATTCAGCAGGGCAATGAGCTGAACATTGACCCCAGAAGAATTGCATGGAAGCGCTGTGTAGACCTGAATGACAGACAGCTGAGAAATGTGATTTCCGGCTTGGGCGGCAAGGTAAACGGCGTACCCAGAGAGGACGCGTTCCAGATTACCGTTGCTTCCGAAATCATGGCAATCTTCTGTCTGGCAAATGATTTGAAACAGCTGAAGGAAATGCTGGGCAGAATCATCGTTGGCTACACCTATGAGGATGAACCCGTAACAGCAAAAATGATTGGCGCAGACGGCGCAATGACAGTTCTTTTGAAGGATGCACTGCAGCCTAACGTAGTGCAGACACTGGAAAACACACTGGCAATTATTCACGGCGGCCCCTTCGCAAATATCGCACATGGCTGTAACTCCGTTATGGCAACAAAAACAGCAATGAAAATTGCGGATTATGTTGTAACAGAGGCAGGCTTCGGTGCAGATTTGGGTGCTGAAAAATTCTTTGATATCAAGTGCCGTAAGGCAGGCCTGAAGCCCGATGCGGTTGTTTTGGTTGCAACCGTGCGCGCGCTGAAATATAACGGCGGTGTGCCGAAGGCAGATTTGTCCAATGAAAATCTGGATGCACTGGCAAAGGGCTTTGTGAATCTGGAAAAGCACATTGAAAACATCCAGAAATACGGCGTTCCCGTTGTGGTAACACTGAACCATTTCGTAGCTGATACAGATGCAGAGGTGGCTTATGTGAAGGAACGCTGCGAATCCATGGGCGCAACCTTTGCCGTAGCGAAGGTTTGGGCTAACGGCGGCGAGGGCGGCAAGGCTCTGGCTGAAAAGGTTCTGGAAACACTGGAAACAAAGGAAAGCAAATTCCATTTCCTGTATGAGGATGAACTGAATATCGTAGAAAAGGTAAATAAGGTATGCAAGGAAATCTATGGCGCAGGCACAGTCAACTTCTCTGCGGCAGCAAAGAAAACACTGGCACAGATTGACAAGCTGGGCTTTAATGATTTCCCCGTATGTATTGCAAAAACACAGTATTCTCTTTCCGATGATCCCAAGGTTCTGGGTCGTCCGGAAGGGTTCGAGGTAACAGTAAAGGAGATTCGCATTTCCGCAGGCGCAGGCTTTATCGTTGTTCTGCTGGGCGATGTTATGACAATGCCCGGTCTGCCTAAGAAACCGGCTGCGCTGAATATCGACATTGACGATAACGGAAATGTGGTAGGTCTCTTCTAA